A stretch of DNA from Kangiella sediminilitoris:
TAAAAAAAGGCGCTAAAAAGCGCCTTTTTGATAAAAGTACTAGCAAGTAGTTCTTAGTAGTATGGATTCTCTCCAGCTGCGTGTTCGGTAACATCCTGAACACCGTTAACTTCTGGTACACGCTCTTTTAAGGTTTTCTCAATACCTTCTTTCAAAGTGACGTCGACCATGCCGCAACCTTGGCAACCACCGCCAAACTGCAGAACCGCAATACCCTTTTCGGTAAACTCCATCAATGCTACCTGACCGCCATGGTTGGCAAGCTCCGGATTAATTTCTGACTCGAGGTAGTAGCGAATGCGATCAACTGCCGGCGCATCGTCATCAACTTTACGAGCTTTGGCGTTTGGCGCCTTCAACGTAAGCTGGCCACCTGTTTGTTCTTTCTGGTAGTCGATTTCGGCTTCTTCCAGGTATGGAGCACTATCTTCGTCTATAAATGCCGAAAATCCTTCAAACTCCAACTCGGTATCGTTTTCTTCAACGGCATCGGGCGGACAATAAGATACACCACACTCAGCGTGAGCGGTACCTGGATTGACTACAAACACGCGAATGCCGGTGTCTGGCTCTTCCTGCCCAGCCAATAGACGGCGGAAGTGTTCTTGTGCTGCGTCTGAAATACTAATCATAAAAATAAAACCGTTTCTGTTCAGTTATCACTATTATAACTGATGTTAGGGCTTGCAGCGAAGTTTACAAGCCTTAGAATGGAGAAAACGACGAAAAAACAATTGGCGATGACTTCAGTGAGCAGAAAACTATATTTTTTAATACTATTAATAGGTTGCGTAACATATTCTCAAACAAATAAGGCCCAGGAGCCATCATTGGAGTATTACTTTAATCAATCGATTAAATTTTCCAATGATGCAACTACTCCAAAATCGGTATTAGGACATCAGGTAGGTACCTGGCATGTGCGTCCTGATCAGTCTTTGGCTTATTTCAAAGCGCTATCGGAGAGCTCGGATAAAGTTGCTCTGAAAGAGATTGGTCGAACTCACGAAAACCGACCGTTAATTACTGCTTATATCTCAACTCCTGAGAATATTGCTCAACTGGAGTCAATTAAAGAAAAACGTCAGGATATTAACGGCTATGAAGGCCCTAACCTGGTGTGGCTTGGCTACTCTGTTCACGGCAATGAAGCCAGTGGTGCAAATGCAGCGATGCTAGTTGCCTATCGTTTAGCTGCTTCAGAAGAGCCCTGGATTCAACAGCTTCTGGAAAACACTATTATTATGATTGACCCGATGCTGAATCCAGATGGTCTGGATCGTTTTGCAAACTGGGTTAATCGCTATAAAGGGAAGCAACTAAATAGCGACCCCGCCTCCATAGAGCATAATGAAGCCTGGCCGAGTGGGCGAACAAATCATTATTGGTTTGATCTGAATAGAGACTGGTTATTGTTACAGCACCCAGAAAGTCAGGCACGAATCGAGCATTTTTATCAGTGGCGCCCCCATATTGTCGGTGATTTTCATGAAATGGGGACTAACTCGACCTATTTCTTTCAGCCGGGCGTTCCAAGTAGACAAAACCCTTTAACCTCAGAGGAAAACTTCGAGCTTACTGCTGAAATTTCTGAGTTTCATGCAAAGGCGCTGGATAAGTTGGGCTCCGCTTACTACAGCAAAGAAAGCTTTGATGATTTTTATTATGGCAAAGGTTCGACTTTTCCTGATATTAATGGTGGTGTGGGAATTTTATTTGAGCAAGCCAGTTCCCGAGGTCATCTGCAAGACTCTGTCAATGGGCCTTTAAGCTTTCCTTTTGCCATTAGAAACCAGGTCGCTACATCGTTTTCTACACTGGAGGCATCCCTGAGACTTAAAGACAAACTACAACAGTATCAGAAAGACTTTTTTGTTCAGCAGGCTGACAAGGCAGATAATGATTCCCAAAAAGGGGTCATATTTACCTCAACTGATAAAGGCCGTTTACAGGAGTTCTTACGAATATTAAAAGGGCATCATATTGAAGTTAACAGTGTTAAAAGTACTATTGAGATTGATGGTGTGGAATATCCTTCGGGCATGTCCTACGTAGTCAGTTTTGATCAACAACAATATGGTTTATTGAAATCAATGTTCGAGACGCGAACCAAGTTTAAGGACAATACCTTTTATGATGTTTCTGCCTGGACCTTGCCACTGGCTTTTAATGTCGAGTACCAGCATCTAAGACGGGGAGAGCTGGAGGATGTTGAAGCAGGGGCTTTGAGCTTGCCAGAAGAAGGGCGCTGGATTGGTAGCCAAAATCCAACGGCTGTAGTCATTTCCTGGGATAACTTTAATGCGGCAAAAGGATTAACTCGAGTATTGAAGCAGGATATTAATGCGAAAGTCAGTACAGAGCCGTTTACAATTTCAGTGAAACAGGGCCCAGTGGAATTTAAGCCCGGTGCAATTGTTATCCAATTACCTGGAGGCGCTCAGGAAAAAGTAGAGACTATGTCGTTAGTCAAAGAAGCATTTTTACCTGCAGGCGTTGATATCTACGGTGTTGATACGGGTTTAGCTCTGGATGGTATTGATCTGGGGAGCCCAAGTATTGACGCGATAAAAATGCCACGTCCATTAATGCTGATCGGAGGCGAGGTTATGTCCTACGAAGCAGGTGAAATGTGGCATTTAATGGATACCCGCATGGAGCTACCTCTATCCATGCAGAACACGACCTCCGTGAATTTCAATCAAATCGATGACTATACTCACCTAATCTTGGTTGATGGCATGTATGCGGACCTGAAACCTCAAGAGTTTCAGGCTTTAACCGAATGGATTATGGAGGGCGGAACTCTGATTGTAACTAGAGCGGCAGTTGAATGGGCGACAAGAAACCGGCTGGTTCAGTTTGAAGTTGTTATACCTGAAGAGGATGAGCCAGAAAATCATGATTTCAGTCAGCGCGACGATGTCATTGCCGAAGGAATTATCGGTGGTGCAATTTATCAGGCCGAGCTTGATAACAGTCACCCTCTGGCTTACGGCTTAAGGTTGCCCCAGGTTCACTTTACAAAGTCCGGAACTCAGGTACTTAAGCCTGCAGAGATGGACTTTGTCACGGTCGCAAGTTACTCGAAGAAGCCTTTGGTCGCGGGCTATTCCTCAAAAGAGAACATTGAGCGCATAAAAAATACCCCAGCTGTCTTGGCTCAGCGCCTGGAACGTGGCAGTATCATATTGTTTAATGACAATCCTGTTTTTCGGGGATATTGGCTGGGTTCAGCCCGTTTAATGGTCAATAGTTTATTTTTTAGCACCGCTTTTTAGAACGTTAATAATTAGTCATCAGTAGGGAATCGCTCATGCTACGTGTAATTCAGTCCACTGTTATCACGCTAGTCTGCTTGGTTTGTGTGAGCGCCAATGCAGCTAGCTGGTCAGAAATTCGCAACCAGTCCAGCCGGGTAAATGGCTTTATGCCATATCAGGTCAGTAAGAGTCAGGGAAAAATTTGGCTGGAGGTTAATGAGTTTAATCAGCCCTTCATCATGTATACGGGCTTGCCGTATGGTGTGGGGTCGAATGATATAGGGCTAGACCGCGGGCAGTTGGGTGAAAGCCGTTTAGTACAATTTGAGAAGTACGGTAACAAGATATTATTAAAACAGCTCAATACACGTTATCGTGCTGATAGTGATAATATGGCTGAGAAGTCTTCCGTGAAAGAGGCCTTCGCCAGTTCAGTTCTGTATGGCTTTAAAATTGAAGCACGTTCAGGCAAGCGACACTTAATTGATATCACCCCTTTTCTTATGCAGGACCTGCACGGTATAAGCGAGAGGCTGGAAGTAACAAATCAGGGCTCCTTCAATGTAGACAGTTCTCGTTCTGCTGTATTGACAGATAATGCTAAGAACTTTCCAAAGAATACGGCCTTTGAATCATTATTAACATTTACTGGTAACAATCCTGGTGACTATGTAAAGCAGGTTGTACCCTCGCCGGGACTGATTACTATACAGCAGCAGGTTCAGTTTGTAGCATTACCTGATGGTGGGTACGAGCCTCGCCAGTTCCACCCTAAAAGTGGTTTCTTCGCATTAACCTTTGCCGATTACGCAACGCCTTTAACAGAGAGTATTGAACAAAAACTGATATACCGTCATCGAATTACCAGGGATGAAGAAGGCAATATCAAGCCGATAGTTTATTATCTCGATCCGGGAGCTCCTGAACCAGTCAAGACTGCTTTGTTGGAAGGAGCTCGCTGGTGGGCACAGGCGTTTGATGCAGTAGGTCTAGAGGGAGCTTATGAAGTAAAAGTATTGCCGGAAGATGTAGATCCTCTGGATGTTCGCTATAACGTGATTCAGTGGGTACACCGCGCAACTCGTGGTTGGTCATACGGTATGGCTTTAGCCGACCCCAGAACAGGTGAAATTATAAAAGGGCATGTAACGCTCGGCTCGCTTAGAGTTCGTCAGGATCTACTAATCGCCAATGCCCTGACCGGTTCAGCAACCAATGAGAATAAGCAGCAGAAAGCACTGGAAATGGCTTTAGCACGAATTCGCCAATTATCTGCCCATGAAGTAGGCCATACACTGGGTTTAGCTCATAATTTTGCTGCCAGCGTGAATAATCGTGCTTCAGTCATGGACTATCCTCATCCCTTTGTAACCTTGCAGGATGGCAAAATATCACTAGAACAGGCTTACGCCGAAGGAATTGGTCGCTGGGATATTGAAGCAGTTCGTTACGGCTATGCTGAGTTCCAACCTGAGGAGGAAGCTCAGGCACTACGCGATATTGTACGGAATACGACGGCCAAAGGTTTATTCTTTATTTCCGATCCGGATGCAAGACCACAAGGTGGCTCTCAGTCTGAAGGTCACCTGTGGGATAACGGGACTAACCCAGCTCACGAACTGAATCGTGTTCTTGAGATAAGACAGCATGCTCTTCAAAATTTTGGTATGGCTAACTTAAGTGATGGTCAACCTTTTTCGGAGTTGGCGGAAACGCTGGTTCCGCTTTATTTATTCCATCGCTATCAGGTGGAAGCGGCTGTTAAATGGCTTGGAGGGACACATTTCGAGTATAGCGTGAAGGGAGATAGTTATTACCCTGTTCGCAGCGTAGATACGGAGCAGCAACTGGAAGCTCTGGAAGTGCTACTCAGAACATTGTCTGTGGAAACCTTGTTGCCGCCAGAGAGTATACTGAAAATGATTCCGCCTAAAGCCTATGGATATTCTAAAACTCGTGAGAGTTTCCCTAGTCAGACAGGCTCAACTCTTGATCCGATTGCTATGGCTGATGTTTCTGCACAGCATACATTGAAGTTAATGTTGCACCCAGAGCGATTGGCTCGTTTGTTACAGCAAAAAGCACGCGATCCTGAGCTCCTTGGCCTAGAAGATATGCTGTCAGAATTGCTTTCTGCTACCCTCAGAGCGACTGAAAGCGATGGTTTGGGAGGTCTTATTCAGCAGAGGGTCGACTACCTTACCGTGAAGCATATATTAATTGCAGCATCTGATCCGGAAGCATCAGCTGAAGTACGTGCCCATCTGCACAGTGAAATAGGCAAGCTGGGTGGTTGGCTGACAACTCAGGCAAAACGTAACCCGGTTCGCTTCCTATGGCTTAAAGCACTGGTTGACAAATATCAGGCTGGTGATTTCAAAGTCGACTATGTGAAGCCTCTGGAAATTCCTCCAGGTTCACCCATTGGAAACTAAATAAAAAGCCGCTTTTCAGCGGCTTTTTTTTGGAGAGAAAAAGCTGATCTTAAGAGAGGGGTTTCGGACTAAGGGGAGTCTCGGGGTTGTAGATATAGCCGAAACTCTTAAGATCAGGAAATCGTTTTTTTGATTACCACCCTAGTACAGATCCTAGAATGATGCCCACAGCCAGCGGCTCCCAATAACGGTGGTGGCAGTATCTGGTATGTACATGGTATCTGGGGTATGGGTGGTAATAACCTCCATAGTAGTACCAGTCCTGACCAAGATAATATACCGATGTTGGGTAGGTTCTTGGGTGATAATGCTTGTAATAGCGATGTTTATACCGTGGACGGTGATGGTCGCGGTAACGGTCACGGTAGTGGTGACGATCACGGTCGCGATAACGTGCATGTGAGTCGTGTCGGCGACGATCACGATCGCGATAGCTATGTTTGTTACGATCATCGTGATCACGGTATTTTAGTTTGTTATCATGACGCGCTTCTGAACGGCGATTATGACCACGTTTATCACCTCGGTCTCGAGCACTGTGCGAGTTATAGCTGGAGCCTCTATCAGCTCCCGGGCCTTTATGCTCTTTAGCATCGACCACTGGGCTTAGTCCCAGCACCAGAGCCGCGGCTAAGGCTGAAATTAAAACTTTATTCATGGCTAACTCCTCGAAAAACACTATAATACAGTGACGAGTAAGGGGCTTGCTTGTTACTATTGGCGTCTTTACTCATCGTTACCAGTAAATATACAGTGAGTAAACTGAATTCTTACTGAACATAT
This window harbors:
- a CDS encoding M14 family metallopeptidase, which codes for MEYYFNQSIKFSNDATTPKSVLGHQVGTWHVRPDQSLAYFKALSESSDKVALKEIGRTHENRPLITAYISTPENIAQLESIKEKRQDINGYEGPNLVWLGYSVHGNEASGANAAMLVAYRLAASEEPWIQQLLENTIIMIDPMLNPDGLDRFANWVNRYKGKQLNSDPASIEHNEAWPSGRTNHYWFDLNRDWLLLQHPESQARIEHFYQWRPHIVGDFHEMGTNSTYFFQPGVPSRQNPLTSEENFELTAEISEFHAKALDKLGSAYYSKESFDDFYYGKGSTFPDINGGVGILFEQASSRGHLQDSVNGPLSFPFAIRNQVATSFSTLEASLRLKDKLQQYQKDFFVQQADKADNDSQKGVIFTSTDKGRLQEFLRILKGHHIEVNSVKSTIEIDGVEYPSGMSYVVSFDQQQYGLLKSMFETRTKFKDNTFYDVSAWTLPLAFNVEYQHLRRGELEDVEAGALSLPEEGRWIGSQNPTAVVISWDNFNAAKGLTRVLKQDINAKVSTEPFTISVKQGPVEFKPGAIVIQLPGGAQEKVETMSLVKEAFLPAGVDIYGVDTGLALDGIDLGSPSIDAIKMPRPLMLIGGEVMSYEAGEMWHLMDTRMELPLSMQNTTSVNFNQIDDYTHLILVDGMYADLKPQEFQALTEWIMEGGTLIVTRAAVEWATRNRLVQFEVVIPEEDEPENHDFSQRDDVIAEGIIGGAIYQAELDNSHPLAYGLRLPQVHFTKSGTQVLKPAEMDFVTVASYSKKPLVAGYSSKENIERIKNTPAVLAQRLERGSIILFNDNPVFRGYWLGSARLMVNSLFFSTAF
- a CDS encoding zinc-dependent metalloprotease, yielding MLRVIQSTVITLVCLVCVSANAASWSEIRNQSSRVNGFMPYQVSKSQGKIWLEVNEFNQPFIMYTGLPYGVGSNDIGLDRGQLGESRLVQFEKYGNKILLKQLNTRYRADSDNMAEKSSVKEAFASSVLYGFKIEARSGKRHLIDITPFLMQDLHGISERLEVTNQGSFNVDSSRSAVLTDNAKNFPKNTAFESLLTFTGNNPGDYVKQVVPSPGLITIQQQVQFVALPDGGYEPRQFHPKSGFFALTFADYATPLTESIEQKLIYRHRITRDEEGNIKPIVYYLDPGAPEPVKTALLEGARWWAQAFDAVGLEGAYEVKVLPEDVDPLDVRYNVIQWVHRATRGWSYGMALADPRTGEIIKGHVTLGSLRVRQDLLIANALTGSATNENKQQKALEMALARIRQLSAHEVGHTLGLAHNFAASVNNRASVMDYPHPFVTLQDGKISLEQAYAEGIGRWDIEAVRYGYAEFQPEEEAQALRDIVRNTTAKGLFFISDPDARPQGGSQSEGHLWDNGTNPAHELNRVLEIRQHALQNFGMANLSDGQPFSELAETLVPLYLFHRYQVEAAVKWLGGTHFEYSVKGDSYYPVRSVDTEQQLEALEVLLRTLSVETLLPPESILKMIPPKAYGYSKTRESFPSQTGSTLDPIAMADVSAQHTLKLMLHPERLARLLQQKARDPELLGLEDMLSELLSATLRATESDGLGGLIQQRVDYLTVKHILIAASDPEASAEVRAHLHSEIGKLGGWLTTQAKRNPVRFLWLKALVDKYQAGDFKVDYVKPLEIPPGSPIGN
- the nfuA gene encoding Fe-S biogenesis protein NfuA, with the protein product MISISDAAQEHFRRLLAGQEEPDTGIRVFVVNPGTAHAECGVSYCPPDAVEENDTELEFEGFSAFIDEDSAPYLEEAEIDYQKEQTGGQLTLKAPNAKARKVDDDAPAVDRIRYYLESEINPELANHGGQVALMEFTEKGIAVLQFGGGCQGCGMVDVTLKEGIEKTLKERVPEVNGVQDVTEHAAGENPYY